The following proteins come from a genomic window of Musa acuminata AAA Group cultivar baxijiao chromosome BXJ1-7, Cavendish_Baxijiao_AAA, whole genome shotgun sequence:
- the LOC103991261 gene encoding U-box domain-containing protein 34 isoform X2 has product MMAVFTGDETAAAAVTVAVCGGRGAGRSRRAVRWAAEHLVPHAHRVVLVHVIRAVTSIPSPSGERVPVDRLGKDVVEMYVQDLKSKAQQVLFPFRELCGTRNVETLVLEGENPAAALLEYVSISGTKNLVLGYSSFRFRRILKGPDVPTTVLKFSPDYCNIFAVSRRKLIMKFANQVSDDPSISTHIQTIKGKLFVQRRGTLHSRALSEPSSSISVRSFETLPSIGGHEEGELNNKNYGFLASIKYKSSFMFHSSRKDVSPAEVSNSRKESQNILAMYDQVCDDLVHAKKKFQSLSSEYSEVEKKLKNGLEREKVLEAIKEVEEAKQVSVKEAQHRHKAELVRISSELSKTIDGYFLNSKWCRRYSKNEIEVATDNFSEAKKIGEGGCGYVYKCNLDHTLVAVKVLRQDARDKEAEFLREVKILSQIHHPHLVLLLGVCLESGCLVYEYMENGSLDDHLFNRDGKRPLPWIIRFRILYEVACGLTFLHGNKPEPIVHRDLKPANILLNRNYVSKIGDVGLAKLLSDVVPDGLTEYRETILAGTFFYMDPEYQRTGTVRPKSDLYAWGVIALQLLTGKNPNGLIVSMENAIRGGTFSAVLDQSVKDWPLAEAERLAKLALQCSRLTCRERPDLDSEVLPELEDILNKGNAIINLKKHNIDAPKHYFCPILMEIMDDPYVAADGYTYEHKAIRAWLEKYDTSPVNKIRLPHTSIIPNHSLRLAIQEWKSHVAFSTSWN; this is encoded by the exons ATGATGGCGGTCTTCACCGGCGATGAAACTGCAGCGGCAGCGGTGACGGTGGCTGTGTGCGGCGGAAGGGGCGCCGGCCGGAGCCGCCGCGCGGTCCGGTGGGCCGCGGAGCACCTCGTCCCCCACGCTCACCGCGTCGTCCTCGTCCACGTCATCCGAGCCGTCACCTCCATCCCCTCTCCAT CCGGGGAGCGTGTTCCGGTGGACCGCCTGGGAAAAGACGTGGTTGAGATGTACGTGCAGGACCTGAAGTCGAAGGCTCAGCAGGTGTTGTTCCCGTTCAGAGAACTCTGCGGCACTAGAAAC GTGGAAACTTTGGTACTGGAAGGGGAGAATCCTGCTGCTGCTCTGTTGGAATATGTTTCGATTTCGGGAACTAAGAACTTGGTTTTGGGATATTCATCATTTCGGTTTCGAAG GATATTGAAGGGCCCAGATGTGCCAACTACTGTTCTGAAATTTTCTCCGGATTATTGCAACATTTTTGCTGTGTCACGGCGCAAGCTCATCATGAAATTTGCTAACCAAGTCTCTGATG ATCCCAGCATTAGCACCCATATACAAACAATCAAAGGCAAGCTATTTGTTCAAAGAC GTGGTACATTGCATTCTCGAGCCCTCAGCGAACCAAGTTCGTCAATTTCTGTTAGAAGTTTTGAAACTTTACCTTCTATTGGAGGACACGAGGAAGGAGAACTAAATAACAAGAATTATGGCTTTCTGGCCTCTATTAAATACAAATCTTCTTTTATGTTTCACTCTTCAAGAAAG GATGTGTCTCCAGCTGAAGTTTCAAACTCGAGGAAGGAGTCCCAGAACATTCTTGCTATGTATGATCAAGTTTGTGATGATCTGGTTCATGCAAAGAAGAAG TTTCAATCACTTTCTTCTGAATACTCTGAAGTTGAAAAGAAATTGAAGAATGGGTTGGAGAGAGAGAAAGTGTTGGAAGCAATTAAAGAAGTTGAGGAAGCAAAACAAGTGTCTGTGAAGGAGGCCCAACATAGACATAAAGCCGAACTTGTAAGGATATCCTCTGAATTATCAAAAACAATAGATGGTTATTTCTTAAACAGCAAATGGTGCCGAAGATATTCAAAGAATGAAATAGAGGTTGCCACTGATAACTTCTCCGAAGCCAAGAAAATAGGAGAGGGGGGTTGTGGGTATGTCTACAAGTGCAACCTTGATCATACCCTGGTAGCTGTCAAGGTTCTCCGACAAGATGCACGTGACAAGGAAGCGGAGTTTCTTAGAGAG GTCAAAATTCTTAGCCAAATTCATCATCCTCACTTGGTCTTATTGCTTGGGGTCTGCCTTGAGAGCGGTTGTCTTGTATACGAGTACATGGAAAATGGAAGTTTAGATGATCATCTATTCAATAGGGATGGCAAAAGGCCACTCCCATGGATAATTCGATTCCGAATTCTCTATGAAGTAGCTTGTGGACTTACTTTTTTGCATGGCAACAAGCCTGAGCCCATTGTTCACCGTGATCTGAAACCTGCGAACATTTTGTTAAATAGGAATTATGTTAGCAAGATTGGAGATGTTGGACTAGCAAAGCTCCTCTCTGATGTGGTGCCTGATGGTCTCACAGAATACAGAGAAACCATTCTTGCTGGTACATTCTTTTACATGGATCCTGAATATCAACGAACTGGCACCGTTCGGCCGAAGTCCGATTTGTATGCCTGGGGGGTGATTGCGCTTCAGTTGTTGACAGGGAAGAACCCAAATGGTCTGATAGTAAGTATGGAAAATGCAATTAGAGGAGGAACATTTTCTGCTGTACTTGACCAATCAGTAAAAGATTGGCCACTTGCTGAGGCAGAGAGATTAGCGAAACTTGCTTTGCAATGTTCTCGACTGACATGCAGGGAACGGCCTGATCTTGATTCAGAGGTTTTGCCAGAACTCGAAGATATATTAAACAAGGGAAATGCTATTATTAATCTGAAGAAACACAACATCGATGCACCGAAACATTATTTCTGTCCCATTCTAATG GAAATAATGGATGACCCCTATGTTGCTGCTGATGGTTATACATATGAGCATAAAGCTATCAGGGCATGGCTTGAGAAATATGATACATCTCCTGTGAACAAAATTAGACTTCCTCATACCTCCATAATCCCGAACCATTCGTTGCGATTAGCAATACAAGAATGGAAGTCTCATGTAGCATTCTCAACCTCTTGGAATTGA
- the LOC103991261 gene encoding U-box domain-containing protein 34 isoform X1 produces the protein MMAVFTGDETAAAAVTVAVCGGRGAGRSRRAVRWAAEHLVPHAHRVVLVHVIRAVTSIPSPSGERVPVDRLGKDVVEMYVQDLKSKAQQVLFPFRELCGTRNVETLVLEGENPAAALLEYVSISGTKNLVLGYSSFRFRRILKGPDVPTTVLKFSPDYCNIFAVSRRKLIMKFANQVSDDPSISTHIQTIKGKLFVQRRGTLHSRALSEPSSSISVRSFETLPSIGGHEEGELNNKNYGFLASIKYKSSFMFHSSRKNLQDVSPAEVSNSRKESQNILAMYDQVCDDLVHAKKKFQSLSSEYSEVEKKLKNGLEREKVLEAIKEVEEAKQVSVKEAQHRHKAELVRISSELSKTIDGYFLNSKWCRRYSKNEIEVATDNFSEAKKIGEGGCGYVYKCNLDHTLVAVKVLRQDARDKEAEFLREVKILSQIHHPHLVLLLGVCLESGCLVYEYMENGSLDDHLFNRDGKRPLPWIIRFRILYEVACGLTFLHGNKPEPIVHRDLKPANILLNRNYVSKIGDVGLAKLLSDVVPDGLTEYRETILAGTFFYMDPEYQRTGTVRPKSDLYAWGVIALQLLTGKNPNGLIVSMENAIRGGTFSAVLDQSVKDWPLAEAERLAKLALQCSRLTCRERPDLDSEVLPELEDILNKGNAIINLKKHNIDAPKHYFCPILMEIMDDPYVAADGYTYEHKAIRAWLEKYDTSPVNKIRLPHTSIIPNHSLRLAIQEWKSHVAFSTSWN, from the exons ATGATGGCGGTCTTCACCGGCGATGAAACTGCAGCGGCAGCGGTGACGGTGGCTGTGTGCGGCGGAAGGGGCGCCGGCCGGAGCCGCCGCGCGGTCCGGTGGGCCGCGGAGCACCTCGTCCCCCACGCTCACCGCGTCGTCCTCGTCCACGTCATCCGAGCCGTCACCTCCATCCCCTCTCCAT CCGGGGAGCGTGTTCCGGTGGACCGCCTGGGAAAAGACGTGGTTGAGATGTACGTGCAGGACCTGAAGTCGAAGGCTCAGCAGGTGTTGTTCCCGTTCAGAGAACTCTGCGGCACTAGAAAC GTGGAAACTTTGGTACTGGAAGGGGAGAATCCTGCTGCTGCTCTGTTGGAATATGTTTCGATTTCGGGAACTAAGAACTTGGTTTTGGGATATTCATCATTTCGGTTTCGAAG GATATTGAAGGGCCCAGATGTGCCAACTACTGTTCTGAAATTTTCTCCGGATTATTGCAACATTTTTGCTGTGTCACGGCGCAAGCTCATCATGAAATTTGCTAACCAAGTCTCTGATG ATCCCAGCATTAGCACCCATATACAAACAATCAAAGGCAAGCTATTTGTTCAAAGAC GTGGTACATTGCATTCTCGAGCCCTCAGCGAACCAAGTTCGTCAATTTCTGTTAGAAGTTTTGAAACTTTACCTTCTATTGGAGGACACGAGGAAGGAGAACTAAATAACAAGAATTATGGCTTTCTGGCCTCTATTAAATACAAATCTTCTTTTATGTTTCACTCTTCAAGAAAG AACCTTCAGGATGTGTCTCCAGCTGAAGTTTCAAACTCGAGGAAGGAGTCCCAGAACATTCTTGCTATGTATGATCAAGTTTGTGATGATCTGGTTCATGCAAAGAAGAAG TTTCAATCACTTTCTTCTGAATACTCTGAAGTTGAAAAGAAATTGAAGAATGGGTTGGAGAGAGAGAAAGTGTTGGAAGCAATTAAAGAAGTTGAGGAAGCAAAACAAGTGTCTGTGAAGGAGGCCCAACATAGACATAAAGCCGAACTTGTAAGGATATCCTCTGAATTATCAAAAACAATAGATGGTTATTTCTTAAACAGCAAATGGTGCCGAAGATATTCAAAGAATGAAATAGAGGTTGCCACTGATAACTTCTCCGAAGCCAAGAAAATAGGAGAGGGGGGTTGTGGGTATGTCTACAAGTGCAACCTTGATCATACCCTGGTAGCTGTCAAGGTTCTCCGACAAGATGCACGTGACAAGGAAGCGGAGTTTCTTAGAGAG GTCAAAATTCTTAGCCAAATTCATCATCCTCACTTGGTCTTATTGCTTGGGGTCTGCCTTGAGAGCGGTTGTCTTGTATACGAGTACATGGAAAATGGAAGTTTAGATGATCATCTATTCAATAGGGATGGCAAAAGGCCACTCCCATGGATAATTCGATTCCGAATTCTCTATGAAGTAGCTTGTGGACTTACTTTTTTGCATGGCAACAAGCCTGAGCCCATTGTTCACCGTGATCTGAAACCTGCGAACATTTTGTTAAATAGGAATTATGTTAGCAAGATTGGAGATGTTGGACTAGCAAAGCTCCTCTCTGATGTGGTGCCTGATGGTCTCACAGAATACAGAGAAACCATTCTTGCTGGTACATTCTTTTACATGGATCCTGAATATCAACGAACTGGCACCGTTCGGCCGAAGTCCGATTTGTATGCCTGGGGGGTGATTGCGCTTCAGTTGTTGACAGGGAAGAACCCAAATGGTCTGATAGTAAGTATGGAAAATGCAATTAGAGGAGGAACATTTTCTGCTGTACTTGACCAATCAGTAAAAGATTGGCCACTTGCTGAGGCAGAGAGATTAGCGAAACTTGCTTTGCAATGTTCTCGACTGACATGCAGGGAACGGCCTGATCTTGATTCAGAGGTTTTGCCAGAACTCGAAGATATATTAAACAAGGGAAATGCTATTATTAATCTGAAGAAACACAACATCGATGCACCGAAACATTATTTCTGTCCCATTCTAATG GAAATAATGGATGACCCCTATGTTGCTGCTGATGGTTATACATATGAGCATAAAGCTATCAGGGCATGGCTTGAGAAATATGATACATCTCCTGTGAACAAAATTAGACTTCCTCATACCTCCATAATCCCGAACCATTCGTTGCGATTAGCAATACAAGAATGGAAGTCTCATGTAGCATTCTCAACCTCTTGGAATTGA
- the LOC135678547 gene encoding mitogen-activated protein kinase kinase SIPKK-like — MRKAGPGNSKLKLSVPGHEASIGKFLTQSGTFKDGNLLVNKDGLRIVSHSEEGGPPLIKPLDNQLSLADLDAIKVVGTGGGGIVQLVRHKWTSQFFALKVIQMNIQEDIRKQIAQELRISLSTQCPFVVLCYQCFYDNGVISIVLEYMDGGSLANFLKDVKTIPEPYLAAICKQVLNGLIYLHHEKHIIHRDLKPSNILINHSGEVKISDFGVSGIIASSSGQRDTFTGTYNYMSPERITGQKHGYISDIWSLGLVMLECATGQFPYPPHDSFYELLEEVVEQPPPFAPSDQFSVEFTSFVSECLQKNPTDRKTAQVLLNHPFLSMYDDLKVDLASYFTSAGSPLATF; from the exons ATGAGGAAGGCCGGACCTGGTAACTCAAAGCTCAAGCTGTCCGTCCCCGGCCACGAAGCTTCTATCGGCAAATTCCT GACTCAGAGTGGTACGTTCAAGGATGGGAATCTTCTGGTCAATAAGGACGGGCTCCGGATCGTCTCTCACAGTGAAGAAGGCGGG CCACCTCTTATAAAACCGTTGGACAACCAACTGAGTCTGGCTGATTTAGATGCCATTAAAGTAGTTGGAACAGGTGGTGGTGGAATCGTGCAACTGGTTCGTCACAAATGGACCAGTCAATTTTTTGCTCTCAAG GTTATACAAATGAACATTCAAGAGGATATACGGAAGCAGATTGCTCAGGAACTTAGGATAAGCCTATCAACCCAGTGCCCCTTTGTAGTCCTATGCTATCAGTGTTTTTATGACAATGGTGTTATCTCTATAGTCTTGGAGTATATGGATGGGGGCTCACTTGCAAATTTTCTGAAGGATGTCAAAACAATTCCGGAGCCATATCTTGCCGCAATCTGTAAGCAG GTGCTAAATGGTCTAATTTATCTGCACCATGAAAAGCACATTATTCATCGGGACTTGAAACCATCAAACATTTTAATCAATCATAGTGGGGAAGTCAAGATATCTGATTTTGGTGTGAGTGGAATAATTGCAAGCTCTTCAGGTCAGCGTGACACCTTTACTGGTACCTATAACTACATGTCT CCAGAAAGAATCACCGGACAGAAACATGGTTATATAAGTGATATTTGGAGCTTGGGTTTAGTTATGCTGGAGTGTGCTACTGGTCAATTTCCTTACCCACCTCATGATAGCTTCTATGAACTGCTTGAAGAAGTCGTCGAACAACCACCTCCATTCGCACCTTCTGATCAGTTCTCTGTGGAGTTTACATCATTTGTTTCTGAATG TTTACAGAAAAATCCCACGGATAGAAAAACTGCGCAGGTTCTTTTG AACCATCCCTTCTTGAGCATGTACGATGACCTGAAGGTTGATCTTGCTTCATATTTCACCTCGGCTGGGTCGCCACTGGCTACGTTTTAA